A portion of the Lolium rigidum isolate FL_2022 chromosome 1, APGP_CSIRO_Lrig_0.1, whole genome shotgun sequence genome contains these proteins:
- the LOC124684011 gene encoding nudC domain-containing protein 2-like isoform X2: MAEKLAPEKRHAFVHNGQKVFEWDQTLEEVNMYIELPKNVPAKLIHCVIQAGHVEHDIMLPVKTDSSFWTIEDGELHITLQKREKGKTWASPIQGQGSLDPYVADQEQKRLMLQRFQEENPGFDFSQAQFSGTCPDPRTFMGGIHTD, from the exons ATGGCGGAGAAGCTGGCTCCCGAGAAGCGCCATGCCTTCGTCCACAACG GGCAGAAGGTTTTCGAATGGGACCAGACGCTGGAGGAGGTGAACATGTACATCGAGCTCCCCAAGAACGTGCCTGCCAAACTGATTCACTGCGTGATCCAGGCCGGCCACGTCGAG CATGACATTATGCTCCCCGTGAAGACCGATTCATCTTTCTGGACAATAG AGGATGGTGAATTGCATATCACTCTGCAGAAAAGGGAAAAGGGGAAAACATGGGCATCTCCAATACAAGGTCAAGGTAGCTTAGATCCATATGTTGCAGACCAGGAACAAAAACGTCTTATGCTACAGAGGTTTCAAGAAGAG AACCCAGGGTTTGACTTCTCTCAGGCTCAGTTCAGCGGTACCTGCCCTGACCCAAGGACCTTCATGGGTGGAATTCACACTGATTGA
- the LOC124696884 gene encoding uncharacterized protein LOC124696884: MFPLTDECNPPAPPNSSGSMEDAPDQTARAPPAGECEWREELRQQQSQVEALRDRLVEVKVGMRRSEDDSGRELEHLCRRVKTIATLLAYLKSKARIMAIPHLAHTSCGIRTQDGVGFVDRHGVPLADWSKAAEPGSCEGADANEGDGDGDVDDILKSIRVVTDVMESLVKRVIVAESETANEKEKVRIGLEEIRRKTMQVESMSVKVEEMEKFAVGTNGMLNDMRQRVEDMVLETTRQRQRAAENEEELSRVKTDFESLRTYVSTLVSVRETLLSSEKQFETMEKLFDRLVARTNQLETEKAQKEAEVQKVMEENVRLRAMVDKKDAQLQAMSEQCKFMAMNRPN; this comes from the exons ATGTTTCCTCTGACTGACGAGTGCAATCCACCCGCTCCCCCGAATTCCAGCGGTTCCATGGAGGACGCCCCTGACCAGACCGCCCGCGCCCCGCCGGCCGGGGAGTGCGAATGGAGGGAGGAGCTGCGGCAGCAGCAGTCCCAGGTGGAGGCGCTGCGCGACAGGCTCGTGGAGGTGAAGGTCGGGATGCGGCGCTCCGAGGACGACTCCGGGCGGGAGCTCGAGCACCTGTGCCGCAGGGTGAAGACCATCGCCACCCTGCTGGCCTACCTGAAATCCAAGGCCAGGATCATGGCGATACCGCACCTCGCGCACACCTCCTGCGGGATCAGGACCCAGGACGGCGTGGGCTTCGTCGACCGGCACGGCGTGCCGCTGGCCGACTGGTCCAAGGCTGCCGAGCCTGGCTCCTGTGAGGGCGCCGATGCCAACGAGggggatggggatggggatgTCGACGACATCCTCAAGTCCATCCGCGTGGTGACCGACGTCATGGAGTCGCTTGTGAAGAGGGTCATTGTGGCTGAATCCGAAACCGCTAACGAGAAGGAGAAGGTGCGGATTGGGTTGGAGGAGATCAGGAGGAAGACCATGCAGGTCGAGTCCATGTCGGTCAAAGTCGAGGAGATGGAGAAGTTTGCGGTCGGTACCAACGGTATGCTGAATGATATGAGGCAGCGGGTTGAGGATATGGTGCTGGAGACCACTCGGCAGAGGCAGCGCGCTGCTGAGAATGAGGAGGAGCTTAGCCGTGTCAAGACCGACTTTGAGTCGCTCAGAACTTATGTCAGCACCCTCGTCAGTGTCAGAGAAACTCTTCTTTCGTCGGAGAAGCAATTCGAGACCATGGAAAAGCTTTTTGACAG GCTAGTTGCAAGGACTAACCAGCTCGAGACCGAGAAAGCGCAGAAAGAAGCCGAAGTCCAGAAGGTGATGGAGGAAAACGTGAGGCTACGTGCCATGGTGGACAAGAAGGACGCGCAGCTCCAGGCGATGAGCGAGCAGTGCAAGTTCATGGCGATGAACCGTCCAAACTAG
- the LOC124684011 gene encoding nudC domain-containing protein 2-like isoform X1: protein MAEKLAPEKRHAFVHNGQKVFEWDQTLEEVNMYIELPKNVPAKLIHCVIQAGHVEVGIRGNPPYLNHDIMLPVKTDSSFWTIEDGELHITLQKREKGKTWASPIQGQGSLDPYVADQEQKRLMLQRFQEENPGFDFSQAQFSGTCPDPRTFMGGIHTD from the exons ATGGCGGAGAAGCTGGCTCCCGAGAAGCGCCATGCCTTCGTCCACAACG GGCAGAAGGTTTTCGAATGGGACCAGACGCTGGAGGAGGTGAACATGTACATCGAGCTCCCCAAGAACGTGCCTGCCAAACTGATTCACTGCGTGATCCAGGCCGGCCACGTCGAGGTCGGCATCCGGGGCAACCCGCCCTACCTCAAC CATGACATTATGCTCCCCGTGAAGACCGATTCATCTTTCTGGACAATAG AGGATGGTGAATTGCATATCACTCTGCAGAAAAGGGAAAAGGGGAAAACATGGGCATCTCCAATACAAGGTCAAGGTAGCTTAGATCCATATGTTGCAGACCAGGAACAAAAACGTCTTATGCTACAGAGGTTTCAAGAAGAG AACCCAGGGTTTGACTTCTCTCAGGCTCAGTTCAGCGGTACCTGCCCTGACCCAAGGACCTTCATGGGTGGAATTCACACTGATTGA
- the LOC124696872 gene encoding translocon-associated protein subunit alpha-like, whose translation MAVRVWLSAILLAFLLAASPIARVAGTQSEEDAAMAEVVENADLGYVGDDTPVSSDAPLTPAPGVETVCVFPKNAGKIVPAGEETELLVGLQNDGESTLNVVAVHSTLHLPYDHRMYGQNLTVQSFYNASVPVSVQATFPYTFAVSKFLQPGAYDLVGYIVYEIDQHPYQNVFYNGTIEVVEVGGLLSVESVFLITLGIALLGLFGLWAYGQVQQLSKKTKKGPKVETGTGTTDANMDEWLEGTAFAKEKAKKNK comes from the exons ATGGCGGTTAGGGTTTGGCTCTCCGCCATCCTCCtcgccttcctcctcgccgcctcccccATCGCCCGAG TTGCTGGAACTCAGTCAGAGGAAGATGCTGCTATGGCAGAAGTTGTCGAGAACGCTGATCTAGGATACGTCGGTGATGACACTCCGGTTTCCAGTGATGCACCTTTGACCCCCGCTCCTGGTGTGGAGACTGTATGTGTCTTCCCCAAAAATGCTGGCAAAA TTGTACCAGCAGGTGAAGAAACTGAGCTATTGGTTGGCCTGCAAAATGACG GTGAATCAACTTTAAATGTTGTTGCTGTTCATTCAACTCTCCACCTTCCTTACGATCATCGTATGTATGGCCAAAACCTTACTGTCCAG AGTTTCTACAATGCATCAGTTCCCGTCTCTGTGCAAGCAACCTTTCCCTATACATTTGCCGTGAGCAAGTTCTTGCAG CCTGGGGCATATGATCTTGTTGGTTACATAGTGTATGAAATCGATCAGCACCCGTACCAGAATGTCTTCTACAATGGCACCATTGAGGTTGTTGAGGTTGGAGGCTTACTCAGTGTTGAATCAGTGTTCCTTATTACCCTTGGAATTGCACTTCTTGGTCTCTTTGGATTGTGGGCTTATGGTCAAGTGCAACAGCTCTCAAAG AAAACAAAGAAGGGCCCCAAGGTGGAAACAGGAACTGGAACAACTGATGCCAACATGGATGAGTGGCTGGAG GGTACTGCGTTTGCAAAGGAGAAAGCCAAGAAAAATAAATAG